One genomic window of Pseudomonadales bacterium includes the following:
- a CDS encoding DUF1289 domain-containing protein, whose protein sequence is MSKSTVPSPCMSICALDENDICVGCYRSAKEITEWMLMEDSEKRQVLEKANERASKKNPFA, encoded by the coding sequence ATGAGTAAAAGTACAGTTCCTTCCCCCTGTATGTCTATCTGCGCGCTGGACGAAAACGATATCTGCGTTGGCTGTTATCGCAGTGCCAAAGAGATTACTGAATGGATGTTGATGGAAGATAGCGAAAAACGGCAGGTGCTTGAAAAGGCGAATGAACGAGCCAGCAAGAAAAACCCTTTTGCCTGA